Proteins from a genomic interval of Pirellulales bacterium:
- a CDS encoding ABC transporter permease, producing the protein MNVFWLRTWSLGVKNLLLHPLRSLLTVVGMFIGVASVIWLLAIGNGISVAVQKQIEGLGAENIIVRSIKPPSETLAGRDGPVPYGLTRDDFARLSETIPTVDRAVPVRELRREFRYVDRLIDGRLVGCTPEYVEATKLDVERGRFLSDADLQDHANVCVLAAGTATRLFPFEDPLGRSIKVEKDYYVVIGVTEDRAPSAGIGGSLDSQDYSHDVYIPISALWLRIGDLVITMRNASFEGEIVQLSQITLQVDEVEHVLLTAEIVKNTLADYHQAPDYGVTVPLELLEQAKTTQLMFILFLGLIAAISLLVGGIGIMNIMLATVTERTREIGIRRALGAKQSDIARQFLMETVVLSVVGGITGIVGGLTCKPATRLLRRALVELFPSAMRNLPDVVRELEPAVVNWSIPLAFGIAVAVGIVFGLYPARRAAALDPIEALRHE; encoded by the coding sequence ATGAACGTCTTCTGGCTGCGCACCTGGTCGTTAGGGGTCAAGAACCTGCTCTTGCACCCCTTGCGGTCGCTGCTCACTGTGGTGGGCATGTTCATCGGCGTGGCCAGCGTGATCTGGCTGTTGGCCATCGGCAACGGCATCAGCGTCGCCGTGCAGAAACAGATCGAGGGGTTGGGCGCCGAGAACATCATTGTTCGCTCGATCAAACCGCCCAGCGAGACGCTGGCCGGCCGCGACGGCCCGGTGCCCTACGGCCTGACGCGCGACGACTTCGCCCGGCTGAGCGAAACGATCCCCACCGTCGATCGTGCCGTCCCCGTCCGCGAGTTGCGTCGCGAATTTCGTTACGTCGATCGGCTGATCGACGGGCGGCTGGTCGGCTGCACCCCCGAGTATGTCGAGGCAACCAAGCTCGACGTCGAGCGGGGCCGCTTTCTGAGCGACGCCGACTTGCAAGACCACGCCAATGTTTGCGTACTGGCCGCGGGCACGGCCACCCGACTCTTTCCGTTTGAGGATCCCTTGGGTCGCTCGATCAAGGTCGAGAAGGACTACTACGTGGTGATCGGCGTAACCGAAGACCGCGCTCCTTCGGCCGGCATCGGCGGCTCGCTCGACTCGCAGGATTATTCCCACGACGTCTATATTCCCATCAGCGCGCTTTGGCTGCGGATCGGCGATCTGGTGATCACGATGCGCAATGCGTCGTTCGAGGGAGAAATCGTCCAGCTCAGCCAGATCACCTTGCAGGTCGACGAGGTCGAGCACGTGCTGCTCACCGCCGAGATCGTCAAGAACACGCTGGCCGACTACCATCAGGCGCCCGACTATGGAGTGACGGTGCCGCTGGAATTGCTGGAACAGGCCAAGACCACGCAGTTGATGTTCATTCTGTTTTTGGGCCTGATCGCGGCGATCTCGCTCTTGGTGGGCGGCATCGGCATCATGAACATCATGTTGGCCACCGTGACCGAGCGGACGCGAGAGATCGGCATCCGCCGCGCGCTGGGCGCCAAGCAGAGCGACATCGCCCGGCAATTCCTGATGGAAACGGTGGTGTTGTCGGTGGTGGGGGGCATCACGGGCATCGTGGGGGGTCTGACGTGCAAACCGGCGACGCGGCTGTTGCGTCGCGCCCTGGTCGAGTTGTTTCCCAGTGCCATGCGCAACCTGCCCGACGTGGTGCGCGAGCTGGAGCCGGCCGTGGTGAACTGGTCGATTCCACTGGCGTTTGGCATCGCGGTGGCGGTCGGGATCGTCTTTGGACTTTACCCGGCCCGTCGGGCCGCGGCGCTCGACCCGATCGAAGCGCTGCGCCACGAATGA